One Labeo rohita strain BAU-BD-2019 chromosome 12, IGBB_LRoh.1.0, whole genome shotgun sequence genomic region harbors:
- the g6pc1a.2 gene encoding glucose-6-phosphatase catalytic subunit 1 → MNVVMDTLHGFGVSSTQYLQTHYKDAQGWFLFVSFAADLRNTFFIFFPIWFHLKESVGIKLIWVAVIGDWLNLVFKWILFGERPYWWVHETSYYINSSAPHIEQYPMTCETGPGSPSGHAMGAAGVYYTLVTSILAIMLSKENKSSSKSLYLRGSLWTLFWTVQVCVCLSRVFIAAHFPHQVFAGVISGMIVAEAFNRQKWIYSASLKNYFNITLFLLSFAVGLYLLLKVLGVDLLWTLEKAQRWCVNPAWVHLDTTPFASLLRNMGTLFGLGLGLHSPLYTESKKSGSASVRIACIIASLSLLHLFDSIKPPTHTAALFYLLSFCKSATVPLATVSIIPYCVSGALGSQSKKQL, encoded by the exons ATGAACGTTGTGATGGACACATTGCACGGGTTTGGTGTGAGTAGCACCCAATACCTGCAGACCCATTACAAAGACGCCCAAGGATGGTTTCTTTTCGTCTCCTTTGCGGCAGATCTGAGGAACACCTTCTTCATCTTCTTTCCCATCTGGTTCCATCTGAAAGAATCGGTCGGGATCAAACTCATCTGGGTGGCTGTGATAGGAGACTGGCTCAATCTGGTCTTCAAATG GATCTTGTTTGGAGAACGTCCATACTGGTGGGTCCATGAGACTTCTTACTACATCAACAGCTCAGCGCCACATATTGAGCAGTATCCCATGACCTGTGAGACCGGCCCAg GAAGCCCGTCTGGTCACGCTATGGGCGCTGCTGGTGTTTACTACACACTGGTCACCTCAATCCTGGCCATAATGCTGAGCAAAGAGAATAAATCTTCATCTAAGAGCCT ataCTTGCGTGGTTCACTTTGGACACTCTTCTGGACCGTCCAGGTCTGTGTTTGTCTCTCTCGAGTCTTTATCGCCGCTCATTTCCCACATCAAGTCTTCGCGGGAGTTATTTCAG gcaTGATTGTTGCAGAGGCCTTCAACCGACAGAAATGGATCTACAGTGCCAGCCTAAAAAATTACTTCAACATCACACTGTTCCTGCTGTCTTTTGCGGTGGGCTTGTACCTGCTCCTCAAAGTTCTAGGTGTGGATCTTCTGTGGACACTTGAGAAAGCCCAGCGGTGGTGCGTCAATCCAGCCTGGGTCCATTTGGACACCACACCGTTCGCCAGCCTGTTGAGAAACATGGGCACCCTGTTCGGTCTGGGACTCGGCCTTCACTCCCCACTGTACACGGAAAGCAAGAAGAGCGGCAGCGCAAGTGTCAGAATTGCCTGTATCATCGCCTCTCTGTCTCTGCTGCATCTCTTTGATTCCATCAAGCCTCCCACACACACAGCTGCCCTCTTCTACCTGCTGTCTTTCTGCAAGAGCGCCACCGTTCCCCTCGCTACAGTCAGTATCATCCCGTACTGCGTGTCCGGAGCTCTCGGttcacaaagcaaaaaacagctTTAG
- the g6pc1a.1 gene encoding glucose-6-phosphatase a, catalytic subunit, tandem duplicate 1: MDLLHSWGVNLAVHLQTEHQDWENLFQWVSSVADLHTTFFVFFPIWFHLHRDVGVKLIWVAVVGDWLNLVLKWVLFGERPYWWVHETKFYGPIKHPELQQFSITCETGPGSPSGHAMGSAGVGYAMVTAVLSIAAERKLSSLHYRLLQLVLWVALGMVELLVCMSRVYLAAHFPHQVISGVISGIIVAEIFSRVQWIYSASLKKYISVTLFLLFFAVGFYVLLKAVGVDLLWTLAKAQKWCVNPDWVLMDTTPFASLLRNMGTLFGLGLGLHLSGGNETSRKHSCVFFRMGCIGVSLVLLQFLDKMTFSSSNQLLFYFLSFCKSAFALVLPTAIVPGAICWISTKNRHDKDM; encoded by the exons ATGGACCTGCTTCACAGCTGGGGAGTGAACCTAGCCGTCCATTTGCAGACGGAGCACCAGGACTGGGAGAATCTGTTTCAGTGGGTCTCCTCAGTGGCGGATCTCCACACCACCTTCTTCGTGTTTTTCCCTATTTGGTTTCATCTGCACAGAGATGTGGGCGTTAAACTCATCTGGGTGGCTGTGGTTGGAGACTGGCTAAACCTTGTGCTGAAGTG GGTGCTATTCGGTGAGAGGCCATACTGGTGGGTGCATGAGACTAAGTTTTATGGCCCTATAAAACATCCTGAACTGCAGCAATTCTCCATCACATGTGAAACTGGACCAg GGAGCCCGTCGGGTCACGCCATGGGTTCTGCGGGTGTTGGGTATGCGATGGTTACAGCAGTGCTTTCCATTGCCGCTGAAAGAAAACTATCTTCTTTACATTATAG ATTGTTACAGCTGGTGCTGTGGGTGGCTCTGGGTATGGTGGAGTTACTGGTATGCATGTCGAGAGTCTATCTGGCAGCCCATTTCCCACACCAAGTTATCAGTGGAGTTATTTCAG GTATAATTGTGGCAGAAATATTCTCCCGAGTGCAGTGGATCTACAGCGCTAGTTTGAAGAAGTACATCAGCGTGACTCTGTTCCTGCTCTTCTTCGCGGTGGGTTTCTATGTGCTTCTGAAAGCCGTGGGTGTGGATCTGCTGTGGACATTGGCAAAGGCCCAGAAATGGTGCGTCAATCCAGACTGGGTCCTTATGGACACCACCCCCTTTGCCAGCCTGCTGAGGAACATGGGCACACTTTTTGGTCTGGGGCTTGGTCTTCACTTGTCAGGTGGCAATGAAACAAGCAGAAAACACAGCTGCGTCTTTTTCAGGATGGGATGTATTGGTGTGTCATTGGTGTTGCTGCAGTTCCTGGACAAGATGACATTTTCCTCAAGTAACCAGTTACTGTTCTACTTTCTGTCATTCTGTAAGAGCGCTTTTGCTTTGGTGCTTCCCACCGCAATTGTTCCTGGAGCCATATGttggatttcaacaaaaaacagGCATGATAAGGACATGTAG
- the kat7b gene encoding histone acetyltransferase KAT7, with protein MPRRKRTAGSSSDGTADSDDSGDHEKTDSSHSETNQRNNTRLTRASLRLSQSSQDAPPDVKQAAERDESPPRTPTGNAPSSESDIDISSPNASHDESVSKDQKDSGSDPSHRPKRRRFHESYNFNMKCPTPGCNSLGHLTGKHERHFSISGCPLYHNLSADECKVKAIEREKQEEERSQGQNEENRHATRHQAPTPRQVRYKEKVIEMRKRRDSGLTKDQKEKYMEHRQTHGTTREPLLENITSDYDLELFRKAQARAAEDLEKLRLQGQITEGSNMIKTILFGRYELDTWYHSPYPEEYARLGRLYICEFCLKYMKSQTILRRHMAKCVWKHPPGDEVYRKGAISVFEVDGKKNKIYCQNLCLLAKLFLDHKTLYYDVEPFLFYVMTEADNTGCHLVGYFSKEKNSFLNYNVSCILTMPQYMRQGYGKMLIDFSYLLSKVEEKVGSPERPLSDLGLISYRSYWKEVLLRYMYNFKGKEISIKEISQETAVNPVDIVSTLQSLQMLKYWKGKHLVLKRQDLIDEWKAKETKRGNNNKTIDPSSLKWTPPKGT; from the exons ATGCCGCGGAGAAAG AGAACAGCAGGCAGTAGTTCAGACGGGACTGCTGATTCTGATGACTCTGGAGATCATGAGAAGACCGACAGTTCTCACAGTGAAACAAATCAGCGCAATAACACCCGTCTGACCCGAGCATCACTGCGCCTGAGCCAGAGCTCTCAAG ATGCTCCACCAGATGTAAAACAAGCGGCAGAGAGGGATGAGTCTCCCCCCAGGACACCCACAGGAAACGCCCCCTCATCCGAATCAGACATCGACATATCCAGCCCTAACGCATCCCATGACGAGAGCGTGAGTAAAGACCAGAAAGACTCTGGCAGCGATCCCTCTCATCGTCCAAAACGCCGCCGCTTTCACGAGAGCTACAACTTCAATATGAAGTGCCCCACACCTGGGTGCAATTCTCTAG GACATTTAACAGGGAAACATGAGAGACATTTCTCCATATCAGGATGCCCTCTCTACCATAACCTCTCAGCGGATGAGTGCAAG GTGAAAGCCATCGAGCGTGAGAAACAAGAGGAAGAGCGCAGTCAGGGGCAGAATGAGGAGAACAGACACGCTACTCGACATCAG GCACCAACTCCAAGACAAGTTCGATATAAAGAAAAGGTCATTGagatgaggaagaggagggaTTCTGGCCTGACAAAAGACCAAAAAGAAAAGTACATG GAGCACAGACAGACACATGGAACCACACGTGAACCACTGCTGGAGAACATCACCAGTGATTATGATCTGGAGCTCTTCAGGAAAGCTCAGGCCCGCGCAGCAGAGGATCTG GAGAAACTGCGTCTGCAGGGTCAGATTACTGAGGGCAGTAACATGATCAAGACCATCCTGTTTGGCCGTTATGAGCTCGACACGTGGTACCATTCTCCCTACCCTGAGGAATACGCCCGTCTGGGGCGTTTGTACATCTGTGAGTTTTGCCTCAAGTATATGAAGAGTCAGACCATCCTGCGCAGACACATG GCCAAATGTGTGTGGAAACATCCTCCTGGTGATGAAGTCTACAGGAAAGGTGCCATCTCTGTGTTTGAAGTTGATGGGAAAAAGAACAAG ATCTATTGCCAGAACCTTTGTTTGCTGGCCAAGCTGTTTCTGGACCATAAAACACTTTACTATGATGTGGAGCCTTTCCTGTTTTATGTCATGACTGAAGCTGATAACACAGGCTGTCACCTTGTTGGATATTTCTCAAAA GAGAAGAACTCGTTCCTGAATTACAACGTGTCTTGTATCCTGACTATGCCACAGTACATGAGGCAGGGCTACGGCAAGATGCTGATTGATTTCA GTTACCTGCTGTCAAAGGTTGAAGAGAAGGTGGGTTCTCCTGAGCGCCCTCTCTCAGATTTGGGCCTCATCAGTTATCGCAGCTACTGGAAGGAAGTGCTGCTGCGGTACATGTACAACTTCAAGGGCAAAGAGATCTCCATCAAGG AGATCAGTCAGGAGACGGCAGTAAATCCTGTGGACATTGTCAGTACTCTGCAGTCACTTCAGATGCTCAAGTACTGGAAAGGGAAGCATCTGGTCTTGAAGCGACAG GACCTGATTGACGAGTGGAAGGCCAAAGAGACCAAAAGGGGCAACAACAATAAGACTATAGACCCCAGCTCTCTGAAATGGACCCCTCCCAAAGGAACCTAA
- the ptges3l gene encoding putative protein PTGES3L produces the protein MPKIVRPENCQPARTLWYDRKKYVTINFVVQNPKDVQVDVQDTKIILSCKDVDDNNIYNEIEFYDRVYKSDSREKVLDRTINVLIRKVKENVAWPRLQKDLAKPAWLLVDFDNWRDWEHEEEEGMAEYEQYVDMLNEMKNKGEPPAMDDLDDLSD, from the exons ATGCCAAAGATTGTGAGACCAGAGAATTG TCAACCAGCCAGAACACTGTGGTATGACCGGAAAAAATATGTGACTATCAACTTTGTGGTTCAAAACCCAAAAGATGTTCAAGTAGATGTCCAGgacacaaaaattattttaag CTGCAAAGATGTAGATGACAACAATATCTACAATGAGATTGAATTTTATGACAGAGTATATAAATCT GATTCAAGGGAGAAAGTCTTGGACCGAACAATTAATGTCTTGATAAGgaaagtaaaagaaaatgtgGCATGGCCTCGACTCCAGAAAGATCTCGCAAag CCAGCATGGCTGTTAGTAGACTTTGATAACTGGAGAGACTGGGAGCATGAAGAGGAAGAAGGCATGGCAGAATATGAGCAGTATGTTGAT ATGCTTAATGAAATGAAGAACAAAGGAGAGCCTCCTGCCATGGATGACCTGGACGATCTT AGTGACTGA